A segment of the Alphaproteobacteria bacterium genome:
GCGCCGGTCCGCGTCGGCCGCATGATGGAATTCGGACTGGTTGCCCTGACGCGCAGGCGCAGCCGCCAAACCCTGGTCACCAGCCTCTCCGACGTCTGCGAGCATTGCGAGGGCGCGGGCCGGCTGCCCAGCGCCGAAAGCGTCGCCGCCGAAGTTCTGCGCCAAGCCGAGCGCGAAGCCCCGAGCCGCCCCGGCGGCACCCTCGCGCTTACCGTGGCACCAGAAGTGGCGGCGCTTTTATGGCACGATGACGTCGACCTCGAAGCCTTCGGCCGGCGCCTCGGCCGCCAGGTCGAGGTATACGAGGATGCCGAGCTGGCGCGATATGAGCACGATCTGGAAATCACCTGATGGCGGGAGGAAGCCTATGAGCGACGCCGCACGCAATCTCGACATGGCCACCGCCGTGGGCGAAGCCGAAGCGGCTTACGTCGCCGCCAACCCCGAGAGCCAGCGTCTGCAGGCCGAGGCCTGTGCCGTCATGCCCGGCGGCAACACACGCTCGGTGCTCTACTACCCGCCCTTTCCGCTGACCCTGGTGCGCGGCGAGGGGGCCCGGGTGTGGGACGCCGACGGCCACGACTATTGCGATTTCCTGGGCGAATACACGGCCGGCCTTTATGGCCACTCGCATCCCGTGATCCGCGCCGCCATCGAGGCCAAGTTGGCCGACGGCGTGCTGATGGGGGCGCCGGGCGAGCTCGAGGCCAAATTGGCGGCCGAACTTTGCCGCCGCTTCCCCTCGTTCGAGCAAATGCGGCTCTGCAACTCCGGCACCGAGGCCAACTTGTTGGCCCTTAGTGCCGCCCGGGCCGTCAGCGGCCGTGACGCCATCATGGTCTTCGAGGGCGCCTACCATGGCGCCGTCTTCGTTTTCGGCCCCGGCGGCTCGCCGCTCAACGCGCCCTTCCCTTTCGTCATGGGGCGCTACAACGACGCCGAGGGGGCGGAAAAGCTGATCGATGAGCACGCCGGCGAGCTGGCGGCGGTGATCGTCGAGCCCATGCAGGGCGCCGGCGGCTGCATCCCCGGCGAGCCCGAGTTCCTGCAGGCCCTGCGCGATGCCACGGCACGCCACGGCATCATCCTGGTGTTCGACGAGGTCATGACCTCGCGCACCGGCGGCGGCGGCTTGCAGACCGAATTGGGCATCGTTCCCGACATGACGACGCTGGGCAAATACGTCGGCGGCGGCCTGCCCTCGGGCGCCTTCGGCGGCCGGGCCGAGATCATGCAGCATTTCGATCCCCGCCGGCCCGATGCCTTCATGCACGCCGGTACCTTCAACAACCACGTCCTGA
Coding sequences within it:
- a CDS encoding aspartate aminotransferase family protein; its protein translation is MSDAARNLDMATAVGEAEAAYVAANPESQRLQAEACAVMPGGNTRSVLYYPPFPLTLVRGEGARVWDADGHDYCDFLGEYTAGLYGHSHPVIRAAIEAKLADGVLMGAPGELEAKLAAELCRRFPSFEQMRLCNSGTEANLLALSAARAVSGRDAIMVFEGAYHGAVFVFGPGGSPLNAPFPFVMGRYNDAEGAEKLIDEHAGELAAVIVEPMQGAGGCIPGEPEFLQALRDATARHGIILVFDEVMTSRTGGGGLQTELGIVPDMTTLGKYVGGGLPSGAFGGRAEIMQHFDPRRPDAFMHAGTFNNHVLTMAAGLTGLTEIYDSEAAAGLDRRGQELRRRLNEAAEARGLPVQATGVGSLSTVHFQSGPIRSIEDLSSDPEARTLFQLDLLARGIYSPRRNMVNLSLPMSDADIDGFVAVFEEFLDGRGPLLGG